One region of Clostridiales bacterium genomic DNA includes:
- a CDS encoding cation-translocating P-type ATPase: MEYYRQPPSDTLHALDSTPDGLTPAQAAARLARDGRNVLTEPPKPSLVKRFFQQLADPMILVLLAAALISAITSAYAHESFADVIIILIVVIINAVLGVYQESKAEQAIAALKELSAAHSRVLRGGKLVTVPSEELVVGDVLVLEAGDAVPADARVLESASLRAEEAALTGESVPVTKSPDALTAAGDIGLGDRSNMLYLGSSIVYGRGRAVVTETGMQTQMGHIADALTQTKENKTPLQLRLTQLSRILTWLVLGICAVVFAVGVLRAGTINGRVVLDTFLIAVSLAVAAIPEGLAAVVTIVLSIGVTNMSRRGAVIRRLTAVETLGCAQVICSDKTGTLTQNRMTVTECAGSDEHLLATAMALCVDAVHDPETDTVTGEPTEAALVRWAVAQGLSPSALRAQYPRVAEAPFDSERKMMSTLHADGSSVVQYTKGAPDVLLPLCDRIWIDGRAEPMTDAHRAEIAARNHAMTGSALRVLAAAMRTYDALPGDTSPAALEQHLCFLGLTGMIDPVRPEVVDAIRACRSAGIRPVMITGDHVDTAKAIARELGLLGPGDEAVTGTELSAMDDETFSSRLRHISVYARVQPEHKTHIVRAWRNAGFVTAMTGDGVNDAPSIRAADIGIGMGITGTDVTKNVADMVLADDNFATIVGAVEEGRRIYDNIQRAIKFLLGSNMSEVLSIFTATMLGFTILEPVHLLWINLLTDCFPALALGMERAEPNVMSRPPRSARESIFAHGVGFDCVYQGVMCAVLTLAAFFIGHYMEYGVWTLTNSPDGTTMAFLTLSMAEIFHSFNMRAHRASIFTLRTPNWTLVGAAAASLALTTLCIYVPFLADAFDFTAISAAEYAVAMGLAVLVIPVVELVKCVQRAVEKRAGRA, encoded by the coding sequence ATGGAATACTACCGGCAGCCACCATCGGACACCCTGCACGCACTCGACAGCACGCCCGACGGTCTCACACCGGCGCAAGCCGCCGCGCGCCTTGCGCGCGACGGGCGCAATGTGCTCACCGAACCGCCGAAACCATCGCTCGTGAAGCGCTTTTTCCAGCAGCTGGCCGACCCAATGATCCTCGTGCTGCTTGCGGCGGCGCTGATCTCGGCCATCACGAGCGCGTATGCGCACGAGAGCTTTGCCGATGTGATCATCATTCTCATCGTCGTCATCATCAACGCGGTGCTCGGCGTGTACCAGGAGAGCAAGGCCGAGCAGGCCATTGCCGCCCTGAAGGAACTGAGCGCCGCGCACAGCCGCGTCCTGCGCGGCGGGAAGCTCGTCACCGTCCCCAGCGAGGAACTGGTCGTCGGCGACGTGCTCGTGCTTGAGGCGGGCGACGCCGTTCCGGCCGATGCGCGTGTGCTCGAGAGCGCGAGCCTGCGCGCCGAGGAGGCCGCCCTGACCGGCGAGAGCGTGCCGGTGACAAAATCGCCCGACGCGCTCACGGCCGCCGGTGACATCGGTCTCGGCGACCGCAGCAACATGCTCTATCTCGGCAGCAGCATCGTCTACGGACGCGGCCGCGCCGTCGTCACAGAGACCGGCATGCAGACGCAGATGGGCCATATCGCCGACGCGCTCACGCAGACAAAGGAGAATAAGACGCCCCTGCAGCTGCGCCTGACGCAGCTGAGCCGCATCCTGACATGGCTCGTGCTGGGCATCTGCGCGGTCGTGTTCGCGGTCGGCGTGCTGCGCGCCGGGACCATCAACGGCCGCGTCGTGCTCGACACGTTCCTGATCGCCGTCAGTCTCGCGGTCGCGGCCATTCCGGAGGGGCTGGCCGCGGTCGTGACGATCGTGCTGTCCATCGGCGTGACGAACATGAGCCGCCGTGGCGCGGTCATCCGCCGGCTCACGGCCGTGGAGACGCTCGGCTGTGCGCAGGTCATCTGTTCGGATAAGACCGGCACGCTCACGCAAAACCGCATGACTGTGACGGAGTGCGCGGGCAGCGACGAACACCTGCTCGCCACGGCCATGGCCCTGTGCGTGGACGCGGTGCATGACCCGGAGACGGACACCGTGACCGGTGAGCCGACCGAGGCCGCGCTCGTGCGCTGGGCGGTCGCGCAGGGCCTGTCGCCGAGCGCGCTGCGCGCGCAGTATCCGCGCGTGGCCGAGGCGCCGTTTGACAGCGAACGAAAGATGATGAGCACCCTGCACGCCGATGGCAGTTCCGTCGTGCAGTATACCAAGGGCGCGCCCGACGTGCTGCTGCCGCTGTGCGACCGGATCTGGATCGACGGTCGCGCCGAGCCCATGACGGACGCGCACCGCGCCGAGATCGCGGCGCGCAATCACGCCATGACCGGCAGTGCCCTGCGCGTGCTGGCGGCGGCCATGCGCACGTATGACGCGCTGCCGGGCGACACGTCGCCCGCGGCGCTCGAGCAGCACCTGTGCTTTCTCGGCCTCACGGGCATGATCGACCCGGTGCGCCCCGAGGTCGTGGACGCCATCCGTGCCTGCCGCAGCGCCGGCATCCGGCCCGTCATGATCACCGGCGACCACGTGGACACCGCCAAGGCGATCGCCAGGGAGCTCGGCCTGCTCGGCCCGGGCGACGAGGCCGTCACCGGCACGGAGCTGAGCGCCATGGACGATGAGACATTTTCCAGCCGCCTGCGGCACATCAGCGTCTACGCCCGCGTGCAGCCCGAGCACAAGACTCACATCGTCCGGGCCTGGCGGAATGCCGGCTTTGTCACCGCCATGACCGGCGACGGCGTCAACGACGCGCCGAGCATCCGCGCGGCGGACATCGGCATCGGCATGGGCATTACCGGCACGGACGTGACGAAAAACGTGGCCGACATGGTGCTCGCCGACGATAATTTTGCCACCATCGTCGGCGCGGTCGAAGAGGGCCGCCGCATTTACGACAACATCCAGCGTGCGATCAAGTTCCTGCTCGGCTCGAACATGAGCGAGGTGCTGAGCATTTTCACCGCGACGATGCTCGGCTTCACGATCCTTGAGCCGGTGCACCTGCTGTGGATCAATCTCCTGACCGACTGCTTCCCGGCGCTCGCGCTCGGCATGGAGCGCGCGGAGCCGAACGTCATGTCCCGCCCGCCGCGAAGCGCGCGAGAGAGTATTTTCGCCCACGGTGTCGGCTTCGACTGCGTATATCAGGGCGTGATGTGCGCGGTGCTGACGCTGGCGGCGTTCTTCATTGGTCACTACATGGAGTACGGCGTCTGGACGCTCACGAACTCGCCCGACGGCACGACCATGGCGTTTCTGACCCTGAGCATGGCGGAAATTTTCCACAGCTTCAATATGCGCGCACACCGGGCGAGCATCTTCACGCTCCGCACACCCAACTGGACGCTCGTCGGCGCGGCCGCGGCGAGTCTTGCGCTCACGACGCTGTGCATCTATGTGCCGTTTCTGGCCGATGCGTTTGATTTCACGGCCATCTCCGCCGCCGAGTACGCCGTGGCCATGGGGCTCGCGGTTTTGGTCATCCCGGTCGTGGAGCTTGTCAAGTGTGTGCAGCGCGCGGTGGAAAAGCGCGCGGGGCGCGCATGA
- a CDS encoding butyryl-CoA:acetate CoA-transferase, translating into MDFQAEYRSKLRTPAEAVRAVKNGDWVDYTSGLGFPPLLDAALAARRDELHDVKVRGNLCAGPVQIVECDPEQAHFLYHTWHCSAYERRLCDRGLCYFTPMIFRNLAWYYREFLTVNVAMASVAPMDRHGYFNLSAVTGVSRAILDRADIVILEVNEHLPRLRGGFDEVIHISDVDMVVEGAHAPFTDLPAHPATAEDTAIANLLLPHICDGATVQLGIGGMPTVLGKLLARSGLHDLGMHTELCSDAYLDLYEAGVLTNRRCTLHRGQGMLGIVLGSKRLYDWVDDNPGVIAAPLSYVNAPETIAQLDNMVSINSCIAADLYGQVASESSGLRQISGTGGQLDFLTGAAMARGGKAFICMTSTFTDKQGVRHSRILPHFGGDIVTSPRSQAYYLATEYGVVNLAGRSTWERAEALVSIAHPDFREQLIAAAESQKIWRRSARR; encoded by the coding sequence ATGGATTTTCAGGCAGAATACCGCAGCAAGCTGCGCACGCCCGCCGAGGCGGTGCGTGCGGTGAAAAACGGCGATTGGGTGGACTATACGTCGGGCCTCGGCTTCCCGCCGCTGCTCGATGCGGCGCTCGCCGCCCGGCGCGACGAGCTGCACGATGTGAAGGTGCGCGGCAACCTCTGCGCCGGCCCGGTGCAGATCGTCGAGTGCGACCCGGAGCAGGCGCATTTTCTCTACCACACCTGGCACTGCTCGGCGTATGAGCGCAGGCTCTGCGACCGCGGCCTGTGCTACTTCACGCCGATGATCTTCCGCAACCTCGCGTGGTACTACCGCGAATTTCTGACGGTCAACGTCGCCATGGCGTCCGTCGCGCCGATGGACCGCCATGGGTACTTTAACCTCTCGGCCGTGACCGGCGTGTCCCGCGCCATCCTCGACCGGGCGGACATCGTCATTCTCGAGGTCAACGAGCACCTGCCGCGCCTGCGCGGCGGGTTCGACGAGGTCATCCACATTTCCGACGTGGACATGGTCGTCGAGGGGGCGCACGCGCCGTTCACCGACCTGCCCGCGCACCCGGCGACGGCAGAGGACACCGCCATTGCAAACCTCCTCCTGCCGCACATCTGCGACGGGGCGACCGTCCAGCTCGGCATCGGCGGCATGCCCACCGTGCTCGGCAAGCTGCTGGCCCGGTCCGGCCTGCATGACCTCGGCATGCACACGGAGCTGTGCTCGGACGCCTACCTCGACCTGTACGAGGCCGGCGTGCTCACGAACCGCCGCTGCACGCTCCACCGCGGGCAGGGGATGCTCGGCATCGTGCTCGGGTCGAAGCGGCTGTATGACTGGGTCGACGATAACCCCGGCGTCATCGCGGCGCCGCTGTCGTATGTCAACGCGCCGGAGACCATCGCGCAGCTGGACAACATGGTGTCCATCAACAGCTGCATCGCGGCCGATCTCTACGGGCAGGTCGCGTCCGAAAGCTCCGGCCTGCGCCAGATCAGCGGCACGGGCGGCCAGCTCGACTTTCTCACGGGCGCGGCCATGGCCCGCGGCGGCAAGGCGTTCATCTGCATGACGTCCACATTCACGGACAAGCAGGGCGTGCGCCACTCGCGCATCCTGCCGCACTTCGGCGGCGATATCGTCACGTCTCCGCGCTCGCAGGCGTATTATCTGGCCACGGAGTACGGCGTGGTCAACCTCGCCGGGCGCAGCACGTGGGAGCGCGCCGAGGCGCTCGTGTCCATCGCGCATCCGGATTTCCGCGAGCAGCTCATTGCGGCTGCCGAGTCGCAGAAGATCTGGCGGCGGAGCGCCAGGCGCTAA
- a CDS encoding asparaginase, with the protein MKHILMIATGGTIASKETADGLTPQLTSEELLAEVPELEQLCRIDTVQLMNRDSTNINSRDWLQMAACVREHYDAYDGFVLTHGTDTMAYTAAALSYLIQNNAKPVVITGSQKSIFNQDTDARENLRDAFLYACDDGACGVHIVFDHKVILGTRARKVRTKSYNAFSSIDYPETAILRGRQVVYYIPEQAAGAPKFYNRLDPGVFVLKLIPGIDAGIFDDLKAHYRALVIESFGVGGLPCYGDESFFHAVRDWVQSGRVIVMTTQVPHEGSDMEVYQVGHRAKRKLGLIEAYSMTSEAVVTKLMWILGQTDDYAEICRLFRTPVQKDQIY; encoded by the coding sequence ATGAAGCATATCCTTATGATCGCCACCGGCGGCACGATCGCATCCAAAGAGACGGCCGACGGACTCACCCCGCAGCTCACGTCCGAGGAACTGCTCGCCGAGGTGCCGGAGCTTGAGCAGCTGTGCCGGATCGACACCGTGCAGCTCATGAACCGCGACAGCACGAACATCAACAGCCGCGACTGGCTGCAAATGGCGGCCTGCGTGCGCGAGCACTATGACGCTTACGACGGCTTTGTCCTCACGCACGGCACGGACACGATGGCCTACACGGCGGCGGCGCTGTCGTACCTGATTCAGAACAACGCCAAGCCCGTCGTCATCACCGGCTCGCAGAAGTCGATCTTCAACCAGGACACCGACGCGCGCGAGAACCTGCGCGACGCCTTTCTCTACGCCTGCGATGACGGCGCCTGCGGCGTGCACATCGTCTTTGACCACAAGGTCATTCTCGGCACGCGCGCACGCAAGGTGCGCACGAAGAGCTACAACGCCTTTTCGAGCATCGACTATCCCGAGACGGCCATCCTGCGCGGCCGGCAGGTCGTGTATTACATCCCGGAGCAGGCCGCAGGCGCGCCGAAGTTTTACAACCGGCTCGACCCCGGCGTGTTCGTGCTCAAGCTCATCCCCGGCATCGACGCCGGCATTTTTGACGATCTCAAGGCCCATTACCGCGCGCTCGTGATCGAGAGCTTCGGCGTCGGCGGCCTGCCGTGCTACGGCGACGAGAGCTTTTTCCACGCCGTGCGCGACTGGGTGCAGTCCGGCCGCGTCATCGTCATGACGACGCAGGTGCCGCACGAGGGCAGCGACATGGAAGTGTATCAGGTCGGCCACCGCGCCAAGCGCAAGCTGGGCCTCATCGAGGCCTACAGCATGACGAGCGAGGCCGTGGTCACAAAGCTCATGTGGATTCTCGGCCAGACGGACGACTATGCGGAGATCTGCCGCCTGTTCCGGACGCCGGTGCAGAAGGATCAGATCTATTGA
- the recO gene encoding DNA repair protein RecO, with translation MFLTTRGLVLREVRYKESDKILTVLTQHEGKVTVRARGALRKGSRITAATQLLTYSDMTIFENRGRRTLNEASTVEEFLGLRADLGAFALGSYFAELLETVSAEEYPDPPVLQLGLNSLYALSRALCPPEQIKAVFELRLMCLAGYEPDLSCCAQCGAAEPDEPWFSPRGGAVYCAHCRGASSSAVTPLLPETLAAMRHIVNADPKKIFSFTLGDAGRRQLAHVCEDYTATQLERGFASLDYWKKVKD, from the coding sequence ATGTTTCTTACGACCCGCGGGCTCGTCCTGCGCGAGGTGCGCTACAAAGAGTCGGACAAGATCCTCACCGTGCTCACGCAGCACGAGGGGAAGGTGACGGTCCGCGCGCGCGGCGCGCTGCGCAAGGGCAGCCGCATCACGGCGGCGACGCAGCTGCTGACGTATTCGGACATGACGATCTTTGAAAACCGCGGCCGCCGCACGCTCAACGAGGCATCCACGGTCGAGGAGTTTCTCGGCCTGCGCGCCGACCTCGGCGCGTTCGCGCTCGGAAGCTATTTTGCCGAGCTGCTCGAGACCGTCTCTGCCGAGGAATATCCCGACCCGCCGGTGCTGCAGCTCGGGCTCAACAGCCTGTATGCGCTCAGCCGCGCGCTCTGCCCGCCGGAACAGATCAAGGCTGTGTTCGAGCTGCGGCTCATGTGCCTCGCGGGCTACGAGCCGGATCTGTCCTGCTGCGCGCAGTGCGGCGCAGCAGAGCCGGACGAGCCGTGGTTTTCCCCGCGCGGCGGCGCGGTGTACTGCGCGCACTGCCGGGGCGCAAGTTCATCGGCCGTCACGCCGCTGCTGCCGGAGACGCTGGCCGCCATGCGGCACATCGTGAACGCCGACCCCAAAAAGATCTTTTCCTTCACACTCGGTGACGCGGGCCGCAGACAGCTTGCGCACGTGTGCGAGGATTATACGGCGACGCAGCTCGAGCGGGGCTTCGCGTCGCTCGATTACTGGAAGAAAGTGAAAGATTGA
- the era gene encoding GTPase Era — translation MITKTAMITICGRPNVGKSTLTNALVGEKIAIVSNKPQTTRNRISAVVNRGDTQLILMDTPGFHKPRNRLGDYMVQVVRESVADVDGVMLVVEPIASIGEQEHALIERIRTSNAPAVLVINKIDTVEKPELLAVIAAYSEALPWRAIVPVSAQNGDGLAELFDELAQLAVPGPQLFPDDMISDMPEKQICAELVREKLLLCLDKEIPHGTAVEVTKFSERDNGIIDMDVTIYCEKESHKGIIIGKRGAMLKKIGELARQDIERFMGTKVYLQTWVKVKENWRDSAAQLRNFGFTDQ, via the coding sequence ATGATTACCAAAACCGCTATGATCACCATCTGCGGACGGCCGAACGTCGGCAAGTCCACGCTTACCAACGCCCTCGTGGGCGAGAAGATCGCCATCGTCTCGAACAAGCCTCAGACGACGCGCAACCGCATCAGCGCCGTCGTCAACCGCGGCGATACGCAGTTGATCCTGATGGACACGCCGGGCTTTCACAAGCCGCGCAACCGCCTGGGCGACTATATGGTACAGGTCGTGCGCGAGAGCGTGGCGGACGTGGACGGCGTGATGCTCGTCGTCGAGCCCATTGCCTCCATCGGCGAGCAGGAGCACGCGCTCATCGAGCGCATCCGCACGTCCAACGCCCCGGCCGTGCTCGTCATCAACAAGATCGACACGGTGGAAAAGCCGGAGCTGCTGGCCGTCATCGCCGCCTATTCCGAGGCGCTGCCGTGGCGCGCGATCGTGCCGGTGTCGGCCCAGAACGGTGACGGGCTTGCCGAGCTCTTCGACGAGCTTGCGCAGCTTGCCGTGCCGGGGCCGCAGCTGTTTCCGGACGACATGATCTCCGACATGCCGGAAAAGCAGATCTGCGCCGAGCTCGTGCGCGAAAAGCTGCTGCTGTGCCTCGACAAGGAGATCCCGCACGGCACGGCCGTCGAGGTCACGAAGTTTTCCGAGCGCGATAACGGCATCATCGACATGGACGTGACCATCTATTGCGAAAAAGAGAGCCACAAGGGCATCATCATCGGCAAGCGCGGCGCGATGCTCAAAAAGATCGGCGAGCTCGCGCGGCAGGACATCGAGCGCTTCATGGGCACGAAGGTGTACCTGCAGACGTGGGTCAAGGTCAAGGAAAACTGGCGCGACTCGGCAGCCCAGCTGCGCAATTTTGGCTTTACCGACCAGTGA